One window of Cellulomonas shaoxiangyii genomic DNA carries:
- a CDS encoding FhaA domain-containing protein — protein MGFLDKFENGVERVVNNAFARAFRSEVKPIELADALRRELDDRAAVVGRDRTVVPNEFTIELSTADYDQVEQWGAEALAEELAANVTDHAGSQHYAFVGPVTVSFSENTEQDAGRFAVHSATVRGAVAPATTSAPSPRHPLIDIDGQRYILTGPVTVIGRGSEADIIVDDPGVSRRHLEIRVTPDGVIASDMGSTNGLYVEGHQVPAATLLDGNTLTIGRTRILFWTGGPDADE, from the coding sequence GTGGGATTCCTCGACAAATTCGAGAACGGCGTGGAGCGCGTCGTGAACAACGCCTTCGCGCGCGCCTTCCGCAGCGAGGTCAAGCCGATCGAGCTCGCGGACGCGCTGCGGCGTGAGCTGGACGACCGTGCGGCGGTCGTCGGCCGCGACCGCACGGTCGTGCCCAACGAGTTCACCATCGAGCTGTCCACGGCCGACTACGACCAGGTCGAGCAGTGGGGTGCCGAGGCCCTCGCGGAGGAGCTGGCGGCCAACGTCACCGACCACGCGGGCAGTCAGCACTACGCGTTCGTCGGCCCGGTCACGGTGTCGTTCAGCGAGAACACCGAGCAGGACGCCGGCCGGTTCGCGGTGCACAGCGCGACGGTGCGCGGTGCGGTGGCCCCGGCGACGACCTCGGCCCCGAGCCCGCGGCACCCGCTCATCGACATCGACGGCCAGCGCTACATCCTCACCGGGCCGGTCACCGTCATCGGGCGCGGCTCGGAGGCGGACATCATCGTGGACGACCCGGGCGTCTCCCGGCGGCACCTGGAGATCCGCGTGACGCCGGACGGCGTGATCGCGAGCGACATGGGCTCCACCAACGGCCTGTACGTCGAGGGCCACCAGGTGCCGGCGGCGACGCTGCTGGACGGCAACACCCTGACCATCGGGCGCACCAGGATCCTGTTC
- a CDS encoding pentapeptide repeat-containing protein: MKRWATPDGLARQAAATAWLLGDDVPRPEGFGDVDGRVDLRGLSLAPPQVLARYGFRGVSTSVLSGVIELRSNSWSAIDLSGSTLPNLRFFDFTFENCAFVRSRCIDWRLWGSTVRACDFERADLRDALLTSWHEGQTNTWTDVSFRRTNLRGSTTSGGTFDGCAFDDASLRGQEFRQTSFRDCTFAGTLQDVRFDARVVPDMPVADTMRRVDFSRATFQEVYLSGCRFEDVRWPTVQGIRVYPRQYEIMRAALARLEGDERHEAQQMRWIIEPELKFRGAEDSAGVFVREDYVKWGGEPLATLAETLYFPTA, encoded by the coding sequence ATGAAGAGATGGGCGACGCCTGACGGGCTCGCCCGTCAGGCAGCTGCGACTGCGTGGCTGCTCGGGGACGACGTTCCGCGGCCGGAAGGCTTCGGCGACGTCGACGGGAGGGTCGACCTCCGCGGGCTGTCGTTGGCTCCGCCACAAGTTCTGGCTAGATACGGCTTCCGCGGTGTTTCGACGAGCGTCCTTTCTGGAGTGATCGAGCTTCGGAGCAACTCGTGGAGCGCAATAGATCTGAGCGGGTCGACACTGCCGAACCTGCGATTCTTCGACTTCACGTTCGAGAACTGCGCATTCGTGCGTTCGCGGTGCATCGACTGGCGGCTGTGGGGCTCGACCGTCCGGGCATGTGACTTCGAGCGGGCGGACCTGCGCGACGCACTACTGACGTCGTGGCATGAGGGCCAGACGAACACGTGGACGGACGTCTCATTCCGTCGGACGAACCTGCGTGGCTCGACCACGTCGGGCGGCACATTCGACGGCTGCGCCTTTGACGACGCGTCGCTGCGCGGGCAGGAGTTCCGGCAGACGAGTTTCCGGGACTGCACGTTCGCCGGCACGCTGCAGGACGTCCGATTCGACGCCCGCGTAGTCCCGGACATGCCAGTTGCGGACACCATGAGGCGCGTTGACTTCTCTCGGGCCACGTTCCAGGAGGTCTATTTGTCGGGCTGTCGATTCGAGGACGTACGGTGGCCGACGGTACAAGGGATCCGCGTCTACCCCCGCCAGTACGAGATAATGCGTGCGGCCTTGGCGCGCCTTGAAGGCGACGAGCGGCACGAGGCCCAACAGATGCGCTGGATTATCGAGCCGGAGCTGAAGTTTCGCGGTGCAGAGGACTCGGCTGGCGTCTTTGTCCGGGAGGACTACGTCAAGTGGGGCGGTGAACCGCTCGCGACCCTTGCGGAGACTTTGTACTTTCCTACGGCTTGA
- a CDS encoding pectate lyase family protein produces the protein MTRPTALRSLAAGASIALAAAVGVTALAAPAAHAVTGRADGFAAQNGGTTGGAGGQTVSASTGTAIHQALCSRPSTSTPITIQVSGTITVGNTAKVSGSGCNTAAGVIELKGISNVTIEGVGSGATFDQIGIHIRDSSNIIIQNVTVKNVKKSGSPTSNGGDAIGMESTVRNVWVDHVTLEASGGESEGYDGLFDMKNDVEYVTLSYSILRNSGRGGLIGSSESDTGNSNITFHHNLYSNIDSRTPLLRGGLAHIYNNHYLNLHESGINSRAGARAKVENNYFEDSKDVLGTFYTSERGEWQTAGNILDNVTWSSPGGDTRPAGPSMASTTTVSVPYSYRLDGASCVPALVRATAGAGTGMRVSDGSCSPQTPAPNPTTPGPNPTTPAPNPTTPAPNPTTPAPQPGGTNLSLGAGADGSGKGGGTSYGAVVDGNASTYWSPSGSTGRVSVKWDSATIVSSVVVREASGGGSITGFRIVNNDTGAVLATGTRAGTVSFPAVSLRKINLEITSASGTPRVAELETYR, from the coding sequence ATGACACGACCCACTGCCCTGCGATCACTGGCGGCCGGAGCCTCGATCGCGCTCGCGGCCGCGGTCGGTGTGACCGCGCTCGCCGCCCCCGCGGCGCACGCCGTCACCGGCCGTGCGGACGGCTTCGCGGCCCAGAACGGCGGCACCACGGGCGGTGCCGGCGGTCAGACCGTGAGTGCGTCCACCGGCACGGCGATCCACCAGGCGCTGTGCAGCCGGCCCAGCACCAGCACGCCGATCACCATCCAGGTGTCGGGCACCATCACCGTCGGCAACACCGCGAAGGTGTCCGGGAGCGGCTGCAACACCGCCGCCGGCGTGATCGAGCTCAAGGGCATCAGCAACGTGACGATCGAGGGCGTCGGCTCGGGTGCGACGTTCGACCAGATCGGCATCCACATCCGCGACTCGAGCAACATCATCATCCAGAACGTCACCGTCAAGAACGTGAAGAAGTCGGGCTCCCCGACCTCCAACGGCGGCGACGCGATCGGCATGGAGAGCACGGTCCGCAACGTCTGGGTGGACCACGTGACGCTCGAGGCGTCCGGCGGCGAGTCCGAGGGCTACGACGGCCTCTTCGACATGAAGAACGACGTCGAGTACGTGACCCTGTCGTACTCGATCCTGCGCAACTCCGGGCGCGGCGGGCTCATCGGGTCGAGCGAGAGCGACACGGGGAACAGCAACATCACGTTCCACCACAACCTGTACTCGAACATCGACTCGCGCACCCCGCTGCTGCGCGGCGGCCTCGCGCACATCTACAACAACCACTACCTCAACCTCCACGAGTCCGGCATCAACTCGCGCGCCGGTGCGCGGGCGAAGGTCGAGAACAACTACTTCGAGGACTCGAAGGACGTGCTCGGCACCTTCTACACGTCCGAGCGCGGCGAGTGGCAGACGGCCGGCAACATCCTCGACAACGTCACGTGGTCGAGCCCGGGAGGCGACACCCGCCCCGCCGGGCCGAGCATGGCGTCGACGACGACCGTGAGCGTGCCCTACTCCTACCGCCTCGACGGTGCGAGCTGCGTGCCCGCACTCGTGCGCGCCACGGCCGGTGCCGGCACCGGCATGCGGGTCTCCGACGGCTCCTGCTCGCCGCAGACGCCGGCGCCGAACCCGACCACGCCGGGCCCGAACCCGACCACGCCGGCGCCGAACCCCACGACGCCGGCCCCGAACCCGACGACGCCGGCCCCGCAGCCCGGTGGCACGAACCTCAGCCTCGGCGCCGGGGCCGACGGCTCCGGCAAGGGCGGCGGCACCAGCTACGGCGCCGTGGTCGACGGCAACGCGAGCACCTACTGGTCGCCGAGCGGGTCCACGGGCCGCGTCTCGGTGAAGTGGGACTCGGCGACGATCGTGTCCTCGGTGGTCGTCCGTGAGGCGTCCGGCGGCGGCTCCATCACCGGCTTCCGGATCGTCAACAACGACACGGGCGCGGTGCTCGCCACGGGCACCCGTGCCGGGACCGTGAGCTTCCCGGCGGTGTCGCTGAGGAAGATCAACCTGGAGATCACGAGCGCCAGCGGCACGCCGCGCGTGGCGGAGCTCGAGACCTACCGCTGA